One Sphingomonas sabuli genomic region harbors:
- a CDS encoding EVE domain-containing protein, producing MKSEPSSYSWQDLVRDGSTEWDGVRNNAARLNLKKMRAGDEGFFYHSMDERAVIGIMKVVREAAPDPKDADWVSVKVEPVRMLERPVTLKEIKAEPKLAAMELIRQSRLSVAPVRESEFTRILEMAKA from the coding sequence ATGAAATCCGAGCCTTCCAGCTACAGCTGGCAGGACCTTGTGCGCGACGGTTCGACCGAGTGGGACGGCGTCCGCAACAATGCCGCGCGGCTCAACCTGAAGAAGATGCGCGCCGGCGATGAGGGATTTTTCTATCACAGCATGGATGAACGTGCGGTGATCGGCATCATGAAAGTGGTGCGCGAGGCGGCGCCCGACCCGAAGGATGCCGACTGGGTATCGGTCAAGGTCGAGCCGGTGCGCATGCTGGAGCGGCCGGTGACGCTGAAGGAGATCAAGGCCGAACCGAAGTTGGCGGCGATGGAGCTGATCCGCCAGTCGCGCCTGTCGGTCGCCCCGGTCCGCGAATCGGAATTCACCCGGATCCTGGAGATGGCGAAGGCCTAG
- a CDS encoding JAB domain-containing protein, producing the protein MRCQRAEQPVRLHDLASARAFFAGCVAEADQARESLWVAHLDADANCMRLTRHQGDSSGVDFPLGAIVADAAIHGSRNIVLAHNHPSGDPTPSLADCRVTRRLAGAVEALDCSVADHLVFGSAGCTSFRQLGLL; encoded by the coding sequence ATGCGCTGCCAGCGTGCCGAACAGCCGGTCAGGCTCCACGATCTCGCCTCGGCGCGCGCCTTCTTTGCCGGCTGCGTGGCCGAGGCGGATCAGGCGCGCGAAAGCTTGTGGGTGGCGCACCTCGATGCCGACGCCAATTGCATGCGCCTCACCCGCCACCAGGGTGATTCGTCCGGCGTCGACTTTCCGCTCGGCGCGATCGTCGCCGACGCGGCAATCCACGGATCGCGCAATATCGTCCTCGCGCACAACCATCCCAGCGGCGATCCTACGCCCAGCCTGGCCGATTGCCGGGTCACCCGCCGCCTTGCCGGCGCGGTCGAGGCGCTCGATTGCAGCGTCGCCGATCACCTTGTCTTCGGCAGCGCCGGCTGCACCAGCTTCCGCCAGCTCGGCCTGCTCTAG